In Candidatus Nealsonbacteria bacterium DGGOD1a, one DNA window encodes the following:
- a CDS encoding YbhB/YbcL family Raf kinase inhibitor-like protein, with amino-acid sequence MMELTSPLFTHNDGFPERSTCDGSDVNPPLEIAGVPRQAESLALILRDPDAVEGIFIHWIMWNIDPKTNRIELDSVPAGAVLGKTTDGGIRYIGPCPPSGTHRYIFTLYALDTKIYLNEGDTAEQLNAAMKGHILEQTDLLAKYR; translated from the coding sequence ATGATGGAATTAACCAGTCCGCTGTTTACGCATAACGACGGTTTTCCGGAAAGGAGCACTTGCGACGGAAGCGATGTCAATCCGCCGTTGGAGATCGCCGGAGTTCCGCGCCAAGCCGAATCGTTGGCGCTGATTTTGCGCGATCCGGACGCGGTGGAGGGGATTTTTATCCACTGGATAATGTGGAATATCGATCCAAAAACAAATCGTATCGAGCTTGATTCCGTGCCTGCCGGCGCGGTGCTTGGCAAAACCACCGACGGCGGAATCCGTTACATAGGCCCGTGCCCGCCAAGCGGTACCCATCGTTACATTTTCACGCTCTACGCTTTGGACACAAAGATTTATCTCAACGAGGGCGATACCGCCGAACAACTCAACGCCGCCATGAAAGGCCATATCCTTGAACAAACCGACCTCTTGGCAAAATATCGCTGA
- a CDS encoding TIGR04141 family sporadically distributed protein gives MAKYNLYRVMPEKRFELVEKLRKDGLEMAKKVEVDGCVLEFLISRAPDGSDIWWTKTYRDFLDGAELPKNIVYSAAFFVYSDEFCYAAALGKTYFQIKNYCDLDFGINMAQRIAADRVKIKNSKFFKSRRNRVTSNYQAGNRIEFDSGESLDMIRASTIDPALWGGEANFGASVQFSIDISPDQLPAFIKRIEAALARPARMDLPKVIAIRDAVKSKDLDAELVRTLASEDHGRIVLIANENCQYSFYLQGAYGELSDKGEFDKKALQNFFNSQNINLLEQINEIKVRVYDPEGRERSKNLKALIDFHDEEGRVCLIDGKWYRYNQSFDNFLRREADSIAVEKNKAAAEGKNLDEFIEAQIAAGFIDCRKAIAAIDEKYRVNKIDLYKDGTLYFIEFGNIEAPNYAVDQAIAAIKYLQARRGQLVLDGQTLDVERICLWLVPDGGREIEKISQIDSLNFLMKISDFKRSVLSAGFRPRIKVG, from the coding sequence ATGGCGAAATATAATTTGTATCGGGTAATGCCGGAGAAACGGTTTGAGTTGGTTGAGAAATTGCGCAAGGATGGGTTGGAGATGGCCAAGAAGGTTGAGGTTGACGGGTGCGTGTTGGAATTTTTGATTTCGCGCGCGCCGGACGGATCGGATATCTGGTGGACCAAGACATACCGGGATTTTCTTGACGGCGCGGAATTGCCGAAAAATATTGTTTACAGCGCGGCGTTTTTTGTTTACAGCGACGAGTTTTGTTATGCCGCGGCATTGGGGAAGACCTATTTCCAAATCAAAAATTATTGCGATTTGGATTTTGGCATAAATATGGCCCAGCGCATCGCCGCCGACCGCGTGAAAATAAAGAATTCCAAATTTTTCAAATCGCGGCGCAACCGCGTGACCTCCAACTATCAGGCGGGCAACCGTATTGAGTTTGACAGCGGCGAGTCGCTGGATATGATCCGCGCGTCCACGATTGATCCGGCATTGTGGGGCGGCGAGGCCAATTTCGGCGCTTCGGTGCAGTTTTCCATTGATATCTCGCCGGATCAATTGCCGGCATTTATCAAAAGGATTGAGGCGGCTTTGGCTCGACCCGCGCGGATGGATTTACCCAAGGTGATTGCGATCCGCGATGCCGTTAAGTCAAAAGACTTGGACGCCGAGTTGGTGCGAACTTTGGCCAGCGAGGATCACGGCAGAATAGTTTTGATTGCCAATGAAAACTGCCAGTATTCTTTTTATTTGCAGGGCGCTTATGGCGAGCTTTCCGACAAAGGCGAATTCGACAAAAAGGCGTTGCAAAATTTTTTTAATTCGCAGAATATAAATTTGTTGGAGCAAATCAATGAAATCAAAGTCAGAGTTTATGATCCCGAAGGCCGCGAACGGTCGAAGAATCTAAAAGCCTTGATCGATTTTCATGATGAAGAAGGCCGGGTTTGTCTGATTGACGGCAAGTGGTATCGCTATAACCAATCGTTCGATAATTTTTTGCGGCGCGAAGCGGATTCGATCGCGGTTGAAAAAAACAAGGCGGCGGCGGAAGGGAAAAATTTGGATGAATTTATCGAAGCGCAAATCGCCGCCGGTTTCATCGATTGCCGCAAAGCAATCGCGGCAATCGATGAAAAATATCGGGTGAATAAAATCGATCTTTATAAAGACGGTACATTATATTTCATCGAATTCGGCAATATTGAAGCTCCGAATTACGCGGTTGACCAGGCGATCGCCGCGATCAAATATCTGCAAGCGCGCCGCGGCCAGCTGGTTTTGGACGGTCAGACTCTGGATGTCGAAAGGATTTGTTTGTGGCTGGTTCCCGATGGCGGCCGCGAGATCGAAAAAATTTCGCAAATCGATTCATTAAACTTTCTGATGAAAATTTCCGATTTCAAACGCTCGGTTCTTTCGGCCGGGTTCAGGCCAAGAATTAAAGTTGGCTGA
- a CDS encoding nucleoside triphosphate pyrophosphohydrolase family protein — MEFNEYQKIARTTAMYSGAGNNFAYPALGLCGEAGEVAEKIKRIVRDGRKEATAEESKEISKELGDVLWYIANLAAEFGLDLDMIARENLEKLKSRKERGVLHGSGDNR, encoded by the coding sequence ATGGAATTCAACGAATATCAAAAAATCGCGCGGACTACCGCGATGTACAGCGGGGCGGGGAATAATTTCGCTTATCCGGCTTTGGGATTGTGCGGCGAAGCCGGCGAGGTGGCCGAGAAAATAAAACGGATCGTGCGCGACGGCCGCAAAGAAGCGACCGCCGAAGAATCGAAAGAAATTTCCAAAGAGCTGGGCGATGTTCTATGGTACATAGCCAATCTGGCCGCGGAATTCGGTTTGGATTTGGATATGATCGCGCGGGAAAATTTGGAAAAGTTAAAATCGCGCAAGGAGCGCGGCGTGTTGCATGGATCGGGAGACAACCGATAG
- a CDS encoding M48 family metallopeptidase — translation MGKEEKREINLRGRKVIYYLKTSTRTRSLRISIKPGGIVAAIKPNFVSDRKVDDFLTQKSEWVIAKIDLLKNKQPILAAGTRADFKRLSPKARALALEKIGRFNKTYRVNFNRVAIRDQSTRWGSCSCKGNLNFNYRIVFLPEHLADYIVVHEMCHLRELNHSTRFWDLVARAIPDYAVRRKELKNGYC, via the coding sequence ATGGGCAAAGAGGAAAAAAGGGAAATTAATTTGCGGGGCCGCAAGGTGATTTATTATTTGAAGACCAGCACGCGGACGCGGAGTTTGAGGATTTCAATCAAGCCCGGCGGAATCGTGGCGGCGATAAAACCGAATTTTGTCAGCGACCGGAAGGTCGATGATTTTTTAACGCAAAAATCGGAATGGGTGATTGCCAAGATTGATCTTCTAAAAAATAAGCAGCCGATTCTCGCGGCCGGCACTCGCGCGGATTTTAAACGATTATCGCCCAAAGCCCGGGCGTTGGCCCTGGAAAAGATCGGGCGGTTCAACAAAACCTACCGGGTCAACTTCAACCGCGTTGCCATACGCGACCAGAGTACGCGTTGGGGAAGTTGTTCATGCAAGGGCAATTTGAATTTCAATTACCGCATCGTTTTTTTGCCCGAACATCTGGCCGATTATATCGTGGTGCATGAAATGTGCCACCTGCGCGAACTTAACCACTCGACCCGATTTTGGGATTTGGTGGCGCGCGCGATTCCGGATTATGCCGTTCGCCGCAAAGAATTGAAAAACGGCTATTGCTGA
- a CDS encoding mechanosensitive ion channel family protein, with protein MLIDISILLNETYGLFLHWIEQHGGRVLLVILIAGAVNGLFRTVLSRKRLMPVIDNIPRPKYKNIIGEYQRKRIETVVKALNNTLSTTIWAIAIITVLPEFGVNLGPILAGLGLAGLAVGMAAKDMLTDFIAGFFIIIEGEYSIGDKVKIGGVTGKVMEVSLRRTILQGSGGSIHIVPNREIKLIKRFAGRKKGEQANNNQSAV; from the coding sequence ATGTTAATCGATATATCAATTTTGTTGAACGAGACCTACGGTTTATTTTTGCATTGGATTGAACAGCACGGCGGCCGGGTGCTTTTGGTGATCTTGATTGCCGGCGCGGTCAACGGTTTGTTCCGCACGGTTTTGTCGAGAAAAAGATTGATGCCCGTTATTGACAATATCCCCCGTCCTAAGTATAAGAATATAATCGGCGAATATCAGAGAAAAAGGATTGAAACCGTGGTTAAAGCACTCAATAACACATTATCAACGACGATTTGGGCGATTGCGATTATTACTGTATTGCCGGAATTCGGGGTTAATTTGGGGCCGATACTGGCCGGGCTCGGGCTGGCCGGGTTGGCGGTGGGAATGGCGGCCAAAGATATGCTGACTGATTTTATCGCCGGATTTTTCATAATCATTGAGGGCGAGTATAGCATCGGCGACAAAGTTAAAATTGGCGGAGTTACCGGAAAAGTTATGGAAGTTTCGTTGCGCCGCACCATTTTGCAGGGTAGCGGCGGTTCAATCCATATTGTTCCCAATCGGGAGATAAAATTGATTAAGCGTTTCGCGGGGAGGAAAAAGGGCGAGCAAGCAAATAATAATCAATCCGCTGTTTAA
- a CDS encoding DUF5652 family protein: MEIESFPRSVNWFFTTGSPVPEINFWLFIVIVAWSLAWKGAALWKAARNNQLYWFTALMLVNTVGILEIIYIYVFTKKRPEIGSSSVIK, encoded by the coding sequence ATGGAAATAGAATCGTTTCCCCGTTCAGTAAACTGGTTTTTTACCACTGGCAGTCCGGTGCCGGAAATTAATTTTTGGCTTTTTATCGTTATCGTGGCTTGGTCGCTGGCTTGGAAAGGCGCGGCGCTTTGGAAAGCCGCGCGCAATAACCAATTATATTGGTTTACGGCGCTGATGCTCGTGAATACCGTGGGTATTTTGGAAATAATCTATATTTATGTTTTTACCAAAAAACGGCCCGAAATCGGTTCAAGTTCGGTTATTAAATAA
- a CDS encoding metallophosphatase family protein, which translates to MKIAIISDTHDNLATLDKFLDYAKQYPAAATIHCGDIASGETLERLVKNFSGKVFTAFGNMDYRPSVEITAKNYPQKITLFEDFGQMEFDGLKIGFCHYREIALLRCQKQKFDFIFYGHTHKPWIESVNGCQLANPGTLAGMFYQATFAILETQTKKLDLKIVSRL; encoded by the coding sequence ATGAAAATCGCAATTATTTCGGATACCCATGACAATTTGGCGACTTTGGACAAATTTCTGGATTATGCCAAGCAATATCCGGCCGCGGCGACGATCCACTGCGGAGATATCGCTTCGGGCGAAACTTTGGAACGGCTGGTAAAAAATTTTAGCGGCAAAGTGTTCACGGCTTTCGGAAATATGGATTATCGGCCAAGCGTTGAAATTACCGCAAAAAATTATCCGCAAAAAATCACGCTTTTCGAAGATTTCGGCCAAATGGAATTTGACGGTTTGAAGATCGGCTTTTGCCATTACCGGGAAATCGCTTTATTGCGTTGCCAAAAACAAAAATTCGATTTTATTTTTTACGGACACACCCACAAGCCGTGGATTGAAAGCGTCAACGGATGCCAACTGGCCAATCCGGGCACTCTGGCCGGAATGTTCTACCAGGCAACTTTCGCGATATTGGAAACTCAAACAAAAAAATTGGATCTGAAAATTGTCAGCCGCCTATAA
- a CDS encoding transposase, whose product MRGVEGREIFVCDDDRWRGIFSLYEFNNLIPVTIRRQREKREQFKEKVRRRLAPAELTVATQQDQRDKLVEILAFVFMPNHIHLLLRQLKFNGVSFFMQKFGSGYANFFNKKYQRKGHLFQSKFRESHIDGDEYLKTVLTYIHTNPISIIEPGWKEAGIRNPSKVIEFLEEYRWSSYLDYLEKKNFPSVTERDFIQNIFGSFQNIKEFVDARIYSSRISQI is encoded by the coding sequence TTGCGCGGCGTTGAAGGTCGGGAGATTTTTGTTTGCGATGATGATCGCTGGCGCGGTATTTTTTCTTTGTATGAATTCAATAACTTAATTCCGGTAACGATTAGGCGGCAGCGGGAGAAAAGAGAACAGTTTAAAGAAAAAGTTCGCAGGCGTCTTGCTCCTGCGGAGCTTACGGTTGCGACACAGCAAGACCAAAGGGATAAGTTGGTGGAGATTTTGGCGTTTGTTTTTATGCCGAATCATATTCATTTATTATTGCGGCAGTTGAAATTCAACGGAGTCAGTTTTTTTATGCAGAAATTCGGCTCTGGATATGCGAATTTTTTCAATAAAAAATACCAAAGAAAGGGGCATTTGTTCCAGAGCAAATTCAGGGAAAGCCATATTGACGGCGATGAATATCTGAAAACCGTTTTAACTTATATCCACACGAATCCCATTTCGATCATTGAACCCGGATGGAAGGAGGCGGGCATAAGAAATCCTTCCAAGGTGATCGAGTTTTTGGAAGAATACCGCTGGTCGAGTTATTTGGATTATTTGGAAAAGAAAAATTTTCCCTCCGTAACCGAAAGAGACTTTATTCAGAACATTTTTGGGAGTTTTCAGAACATTAAAGAATTTGTTGATGCGCGGATATACTCGTCGCGGATCTCGCAAATATAA
- the dnaG gene encoding DNA primase, with protein sequence MDSPIEEIKSRLDIVDIVGQYLKLRKTGANFSALCPFHSEKSGSFFVSPARQTWRCFGCQKSGDIFTFIQEIEGVEFGDALRILAAKAGVELKRQTREAVEMKTERQRLYDVCELASRFFEKQLEASAIGKKAKEYLLGRGLSEKSISMWRIGYSPDAWQGLHDFLASEGYTDAEIIAAGLAGSGNGGRVYDRFRGRIMFPIFDFNSQVVGFGGRIFENKSKDDSKGSAAEALAKAVGVKEAKYLNTTNTLLYDKSRILYGLDRAKLAIRKSNACVLVEGYTDVIMSAQAGVENVAASSGTALTAMQLKMIKRFTDNIVLGYDMDIAGDTANRRGIDLALAQGFNVSVARPPFEGKDPADVIAQSPEEWRKAVANTRTIMDFYFDRAFAADDKNTPQGRKKIVGFVLPVIKMIPNAVEQAYWLQKIADRLEVRDIHYEDYLRQELKKVKLNEYISEGVNNAVSAPALPREKRLEERLLALSIKYPKIAGLIEKPALDSFSASAKEIIEKIKTVENFNGEGLGNGAKDLYEAIFMEAESETIDEKAAVGEAEFHSGRIKGILFKNSLANLSRELLEAEKKGDAQTAARLRDQFNLLAKSSAQIPPKSEK encoded by the coding sequence ATGGATTCGCCGATTGAGGAAATAAAAAGCCGGCTGGATATCGTTGATATTGTCGGGCAATATTTGAAACTGCGCAAAACGGGCGCCAATTTTTCCGCGTTGTGCCCGTTCCACTCCGAAAAGAGCGGATCGTTTTTCGTTTCGCCGGCGCGGCAGACTTGGCGGTGTTTCGGATGCCAGAAGAGCGGGGATATTTTTACTTTTATCCAAGAAATCGAGGGCGTGGAATTCGGCGATGCGTTGCGGATTCTGGCGGCCAAAGCGGGCGTTGAATTGAAGAGACAAACGCGTGAAGCGGTGGAAATGAAAACCGAACGGCAGCGGTTGTACGATGTTTGCGAACTTGCGTCAAGATTTTTTGAAAAACAATTGGAGGCCAGCGCGATCGGCAAGAAAGCAAAGGAATATCTTCTGGGCCGGGGCTTGTCCGAGAAAAGTATTTCCATGTGGCGCATCGGTTATTCTCCGGACGCATGGCAGGGACTGCATGATTTTCTGGCTTCGGAAGGGTATACCGATGCCGAGATCATCGCGGCGGGGTTGGCCGGATCCGGGAATGGCGGCCGGGTTTATGATCGTTTTCGCGGCCGGATAATGTTTCCGATCTTTGATTTTAATTCGCAAGTGGTGGGATTTGGAGGGCGGATATTCGAAAATAAATCCAAGGATGATAGCAAGGGTTCAGCCGCCGAAGCTTTAGCCAAGGCGGTTGGAGTGAAAGAGGCCAAGTATTTGAACACGACCAACACTTTGCTTTATGATAAAAGCCGGATTCTTTACGGTCTTGACCGTGCCAAGCTCGCGATCAGAAAATCAAATGCCTGCGTTTTGGTGGAAGGCTACACCGATGTGATTATGTCGGCGCAGGCAGGCGTGGAAAATGTGGCGGCAAGTTCGGGTACCGCGCTTACGGCCATGCAATTAAAAATGATTAAGCGGTTTACTGACAATATCGTGTTGGGGTACGATATGGATATTGCCGGCGATACCGCGAATCGCCGCGGCATTGATTTGGCATTGGCTCAAGGTTTTAATGTGAGCGTGGCGCGGCCGCCTTTCGAGGGTAAAGATCCGGCCGATGTTATCGCCCAAAGCCCCGAAGAGTGGCGCAAGGCCGTGGCGAACACCCGGACGATTATGGATTTTTATTTTGACCGGGCGTTTGCGGCCGACGACAAGAACACTCCCCAAGGCAGAAAGAAAATCGTTGGTTTTGTTTTGCCGGTGATTAAAATGATTCCCAACGCGGTGGAACAGGCATATTGGTTGCAAAAGATTGCCGATCGGTTGGAGGTGCGCGATATTCATTACGAAGATTACTTGCGCCAAGAGCTAAAAAAGGTTAAGCTAAACGAATATATATCCGAAGGGGTTAATAATGCGGTGTCCGCGCCGGCATTGCCGAGGGAAAAGCGTTTGGAAGAACGCCTATTGGCACTTTCCATCAAATATCCCAAAATCGCGGGACTTATTGAAAAACCGGCGCTTGATTCATTTTCCGCTTCGGCCAAGGAAATTATCGAAAAGATAAAAACCGTGGAAAATTTCAACGGCGAAGGGCTTGGCAACGGCGCCAAGGACCTTTACGAAGCGATTTTTATGGAAGCGGAAAGCGAAACGATCGATGAGAAAGCCGCAGTCGGCGAAGCGGAGTTTCACTCCGGACGGATAAAAGGTATTTTATTTAAAAATTCTTTGGCAAATCTTTCGCGCGAGTTGCTTGAGGCTGAAAAAAAGGGCGACGCCCAAACCGCGGCGCGTTTGCGCGATCAATTTAATTTGTTGGCAAAGTCGTCCGCTCAAATTCCGCCAAAATCGGAAAAATGA
- a CDS encoding sigma-70 family RNA polymerase sigma factor, translating to MSAKVFDPRKLEIFLEKGRERNFVTYSEIMSFFPDVEKDIDGLDELYQMLDSRGIEVKEAREFLEVGPAAAKRRLESKIDPVQMYLKEIGQIPALTAHDEKDLAKKIEAGDMEAKKRLTQSNLKLVVSIARKYIGRSAHLTLLDLIQEGNLGLFRAVEKFDWRKGYKFSTYATWWIRQAITRALADQARTVRIPVHMIETISKYTQAKRKLLQFLGREPLPEEIASELGLEVSKVRYIQKISQDSVSLETPVGEEGEDSILAEFIADDKVTSPSLDAARSLLKNRLHEVLVDLTPREQKILALRFGLEDGVTHTLEEVGQEFGVTRERIRQIEAKALEKIRNHASLKKLRDY from the coding sequence ATGTCGGCCAAGGTTTTCGATCCGCGCAAATTGGAGATTTTTCTGGAAAAAGGCCGGGAAAGGAATTTTGTGACATATTCGGAAATTATGTCATTTTTTCCGGATGTCGAAAAAGATATCGACGGTTTGGACGAGCTGTACCAGATGCTTGATTCGCGCGGAATCGAAGTCAAAGAGGCGCGCGAATTTTTGGAAGTCGGTCCGGCGGCGGCCAAGCGGCGTTTGGAGTCGAAAATCGATCCGGTGCAGATGTATCTGAAAGAGATCGGCCAGATTCCGGCGTTGACCGCGCATGACGAAAAAGATCTCGCCAAAAAAATCGAAGCGGGCGATATGGAAGCCAAAAAGCGATTGACGCAATCGAACTTGAAATTGGTGGTGTCGATCGCGCGCAAATATATCGGCCGGAGCGCGCATCTGACTTTGCTGGATTTGATCCAGGAAGGCAATTTGGGATTGTTTCGCGCCGTGGAAAAATTCGATTGGCGCAAAGGCTATAAATTTTCAACCTATGCCACATGGTGGATTCGCCAGGCGATTACCCGGGCCCTTGCCGATCAGGCGCGCACCGTGCGTATTCCGGTGCATATGATTGAAACCATTTCCAAGTATACTCAAGCGAAAAGAAAACTGCTGCAGTTTTTGGGCCGCGAGCCGTTGCCGGAGGAAATCGCTTCCGAACTCGGTTTGGAGGTTTCCAAAGTGCGTTATATCCAAAAAATTTCTCAAGATTCGGTGTCGTTGGAAACGCCGGTGGGCGAAGAAGGCGAAGACAGCATTTTGGCCGAGTTTATCGCCGACGATAAAGTGACATCGCCCTCGCTGGACGCGGCAAGGAGCTTACTGAAGAACCGCCTGCACGAAGTCTTGGTTGATTTGACGCCGCGCGAACAAAAGATATTGGCGTTGCGTTTCGGCCTGGAAGACGGCGTTACCCACACCTTGGAAGAAGTCGGCCAGGAATTCGGCGTAACGCGCGAGCGCATCCGCCAGATCGAAGCCAAAGCCCTGGAAAAAATCCGCAACCACGCCTCTTTGAAAAAACTCCGCGACTATTGA
- a CDS encoding cytidylate kinase family protein, whose protein sequence is MIYKSIVISGLAGAGKTTLAKKLSGIYGWPVYSVGDLWRARWENKYPDKDIAFEEFWRTTSTQENLQTDTDFRAIVAKENVVADGRFAIHLRNLPALLVFLTADLETRAARVLGMEKYKEKTLDEIKQILRQREVDEIALGRRLYNYDYRDSCYYDLVINTKSLSVENEAAIVDSVMPKII, encoded by the coding sequence ATGATCTACAAAAGTATTGTGATTTCTGGGTTGGCCGGCGCGGGGAAAACGACGCTGGCAAAAAAGCTGAGCGGCATTTACGGCTGGCCGGTATATTCCGTGGGCGATTTGTGGCGGGCTCGCTGGGAAAATAAGTATCCCGATAAAGATATCGCCTTCGAAGAATTCTGGCGCACAACTTCAACTCAGGAAAATTTGCAGACAGATACGGATTTTCGCGCGATTGTGGCCAAGGAAAATGTGGTGGCCGACGGCCGGTTCGCGATTCATCTGCGCAACTTGCCGGCGTTGCTGGTTTTTTTAACGGCCGATTTGGAAACCCGCGCGGCGCGGGTTTTAGGAATGGAAAAATACAAAGAAAAAACGCTTGATGAGATTAAACAGATTCTTCGCCAACGCGAAGTGGATGAGATTGCTTTGGGTCGCCGGTTGTATAATTACGATTACCGCGATTCTTGCTATTATGATCTGGTGATAAATACAAAGTCGCTGTCGGTGGAAAATGAAGCCGCGATCGTGGACAGCGTGATGCCAAAAATAATTTAA
- a CDS encoding cytidylate kinase family protein has protein sequence MKYKSIVFSGLPGAGKTTLVKKLSQSYNWPLYSVGDLWRAKWAQKFPNKEVAFEEFWRTSATRDLEQVNIDFAQVIIKGDVVGDSRYAIYLRNLPVLLVFLSADLETRSSRAFGLEKYKNKSIEEVKQILQQREVDEIAAGRRLYGYDYRDSCYYHISFNTGMLTQEEEIAIVDSVMKK, from the coding sequence ATGAAATATAAAAGCATTGTCTTTTCCGGATTGCCGGGCGCGGGCAAAACCACACTGGTAAAGAAGCTTAGCCAGAGTTATAATTGGCCGCTGTATTCCGTGGGCGATTTGTGGCGCGCAAAGTGGGCGCAAAAATTTCCCAATAAGGAAGTGGCGTTTGAAGAATTTTGGCGCACCAGCGCCACCCGCGACTTGGAGCAAGTGAACATTGATTTCGCGCAAGTTATTATCAAGGGTGATGTGGTGGGCGACAGCCGTTACGCGATTTATTTGCGCAATTTGCCGGTGCTTTTGGTGTTTTTGTCGGCGGATTTGGAAACCCGTTCGTCGCGGGCGTTCGGCTTGGAAAAATACAAAAACAAATCGATTGAGGAAGTAAAACAAATTCTGCAGCAGCGCGAAGTGGATGAAATCGCTGCCGGTCGCCGTTTGTATGGTTATGATTACCGAGATTCCTGCTATTACCACATTTCGTTTAACACCGGAATGCTAACTCAAGAAGAAGAAATCGCGATTGTGGACAGCGTGATGAAAAAATAG
- a CDS encoding AbrB/MazE/SpoVT family DNA-binding domain-containing protein, with protein sequence MNRKTSEKNIRNLTRLGKTSLSITIPRNLILELGWRKGQKVVVKKRGKGLTIEDWQEKLP encoded by the coding sequence ATGAACCGAAAAACTTCGGAGAAAAATATTCGCAATCTTACGCGTCTCGGCAAAACTTCTCTTTCGATTACCATTCCCAGAAACTTGATTCTGGAACTCGGCTGGCGCAAAGGCCAAAAGGTGGTCGTCAAAAAGCGCGGCAAAGGTTTGACAATAGAAGATTGGCAAGAAAAACTGCCCTAA
- a CDS encoding flavodoxin family protein, whose translation MLKTVLDATGCLYELILLKDKNIKPCLACGGCFHSHKCVVNDDMQDLYGKMLDSDIIIFGCPTYFANVTALMKNFMDRCLPLYLSEGLKDKKAALLAVGNFKKGEVRFLDNFDAEKAMQTLAGRKILEEPVKKCLDIMNFFCTQHMGMKIVGSVLAINGNSQSKENELINLGKKLISRENK comes from the coding sequence ATGTTGAAAACAGTCCTTGACGCTACGGGTTGTCTTTATGAGTTAATTTTGTTGAAAGACAAAAACATAAAGCCGTGTTTAGCTTGCGGTGGATGTTTCCATTCGCATAAATGCGTCGTAAACGATGATATGCAAGATTTATATGGCAAAATGTTAGATTCAGATATTATTATTTTTGGTTGTCCGACATATTTTGCCAATGTTACCGCTTTAATGAAAAATTTTATGGACAGATGTTTGCCGCTTTATCTTTCGGAAGGATTAAAAGATAAAAAGGCTGCTTTGCTTGCCGTAGGCAACTTTAAGAAAGGAGAGGTGCGATTTTTGGATAATTTTGACGCGGAAAAAGCAATGCAAACATTGGCGGGTAGAAAGATATTGGAAGAACCCGTTAAAAAATGTCTTGATATTATGAATTTTTTTTGTACCCAACATATGGGGATGAAAATAGTTGGCAGTGTTCTTGCAATTAACGGAAATTCGCAATCAAAAGAAAATGAATTGATAAATTTGGGAAAAAAACTAATTTCAAGGGAAAATAAATAA
- a CDS encoding DUF4037 domain-containing protein: protein MESDIQGADKLFNKVLEEAKNDPNILAFWLDGSRGKGIIKHAESDYDCMMIVADEVLNEYKSRYEKIGNPVFELGVMTLNEFKKFAAWDSDMVWYRYNYVGIKPPLVDKTGQIKKLFDEKASIPENVKRKFISDALDYYVNEVYRSLKCFRDGQIVGARLEASESMLPLLNTVFAIHGRLRPYYKYYEWELRNYPLSKLSISGDEFTKQILIILGNADIKVQQKLLMEIENITRKEGYGDVWDSWGDKIDWMRHFQM, encoded by the coding sequence ATGGAATCTGATATACAAGGTGCAGATAAATTATTCAATAAAGTGTTGGAGGAAGCAAAGAACGACCCAAATATTCTCGCCTTTTGGCTTGATGGCTCGCGAGGCAAGGGTATTATTAAACACGCTGAATCAGATTATGATTGTATGATGATAGTTGCAGATGAAGTATTAAATGAATATAAGTCGCGTTACGAAAAAATCGGCAATCCGGTATTTGAGCTTGGGGTTATGACGCTTAATGAATTCAAGAAATTTGCGGCTTGGGACAGCGATATGGTTTGGTATCGCTATAATTATGTTGGGATTAAACCGCCGTTGGTTGATAAAACCGGTCAAATTAAAAAGCTTTTTGATGAAAAAGCGAGCATACCGGAAAATGTAAAAAGAAAGTTTATTAGCGATGCACTCGATTATTATGTAAATGAGGTCTATCGTTCATTGAAATGTTTTCGTGATGGTCAAATTGTGGGAGCGCGATTAGAAGCATCAGAATCAATGTTGCCGCTACTTAATACGGTTTTCGCGATTCACGGGAGGTTGCGGCCTTATTATAAGTATTATGAGTGGGAGTTAAGGAACTATCCTTTAAGCAAATTGAGTATTTCGGGAGATGAATTTACAAAACAAATATTGATTATTTTGGGGAACGCCGATATCAAAGTTCAACAGAAACTTTTAATGGAGATAGAGAACATCACGCGCAAAGAAGGTTATGGCGATGTTTGGGATAGTTGGGGTGATAAAATAGATTGGATGAGGCATTTCCAAATGTAA